TAGCATCATATGACAAGTTACTAGGTACCTGCATGTGCCTTTCCCAATGAAAATTAatcctaaaatattttaagtagaTTAGGATAGGAAAAATGCAGCAGTCAAAATATCAAGATCATAAACAGACAAAGCAATTGAAAACAGCTGACCTTTCAACTTCATTACCAGAAACAGGATCCAACTCATACGTTGACAAGCAATTCTGGGTCCTTTTGTAGAATTTAAAACCAACTTCACTTGCAGCAATCACAAATGCTGCTTCATCTGGAGATTCAGCCTCATATGAGACATTTCCTGTTTCTTCATCCACTTCTGGTATGGCAGTATGACAAATTGCCAATAAGCGAAAAAACTTTTGTATAACATCAGCAAAAGGTTCATTAACCCAGTTCCCATTCATTATCCTTTCATCTGTAAAGTTAAAACCTTTAATAGGCTCTTTTCTATCTCGAGAGTCCCCGATTTCATTAGATTTTGATTTTAGACCATTAATATGCTCATGAAGAATAGGTGAACCGTTACTTCTTCCGGTGACTTGCTCAACCTCTGTTACACCATGACCATAAGCTACCCCAGCAACAGAACATTTGATGAACTCCATTGAGTTGCAGGTCAGAGTCCCAGTTTTATCAGAAAGTATTGTGTCAACTTGGCCTAGTTCCTCATTCAAGTTTGAAGTACGGGCACGAGCTGGTTTGTCTGCTTCTTCATAGTACATGTGGATATCTTGATTGATGAAGATGCTCTGAAGGACTTTGACAATTTCTATTGAGAAATACAGAGAGATAGGAATAAAGAAGTTATATAACATTAAGGCTGTTAAAGAATGAAATATAGCAGCTGCAGCTGCTCTCTCTGGATCAAAGAAAATTGTGGAACTATCTGGTCTTAGATACCATCTTTTCATCAACCCATTTTTCAGGTCTCCTTTGGTTATGATGCCAAAGATAATAGATCCAACAAATGCAATTagaaataaaacacaaaacaagaaGTAGATAATCTTATCCATCTTCTTCTCAATTTTGCTTCTTTTTGAAGGAGGATCAGTGGAGTTTTGAATAACCTTTGTGTCATGACCGGTAAAGATGACGGCTCCAAACACATAGTCTGTATTGCGAAGTTTGGAGTCTCTTAGAAGAAGTTGCTGAGCAGAAAGAGGGTACTTTTGCTCTTCAAACTCCATGCTCCCAACAAAAGAATACAGATTTGCATTTGGGTCCTCACATTTGATGACAGCTctaaaatcacatattttgaAGTCCTCCTGTAAGGAAGAAGTTACATCCAACCcttgttttaatttcaaatttgtttcaCCATCCAAGTTCATGGTCTCAACATAGCATACTGCATCCTCATAACTGGAGGAAAGCAGTAGGAGGTCAGCAGGGAAGAATTCATCCTTCATTATCTTCACTATATTCCCTACTCTCAGATTCTTCCATTCAGTATATTCAAAAATGCCATCACCTTTATGCAATATAACTCTTCTCTTGTTCACCTCAATATCCTGTAGAAGCATGCCGTTAGCTAAAATATATACCCTGAATTGATAGCTTGCCATATATAGGGAATATTGTAGTAGAATTAAGAATGAATAGACACTGTTTTGGAATTTTATATATCTGACTATACTGTCATTATAGAAACTATTAAATACTCTTCATGTTCAGCTAGAAATTGACATATCTAGGAGTCTAAGAGATTCTTTTCCAACAACTTATTCCATTGGTTTAAATACATAACTAGAATAGAGCTGTCTGTTGTAGGTCATGAAAATTGATATTCAATTTCTGTCCTCTTATTTAATAAAGCTACTGTGAAATAGAATCTtccttaaattttataaaacactTGTATAGCTCAGTAAAAACTATTGACATCATTTACGCTATTAAACATTATATGTCTCAGAGATTTCATGAGTAGTTTTAAATCCTGGACGAACAGCTACGCCTAGTGGCTGGCACCAGAAATACTATAGCACCATAGCtactattttgaattttctaaacATTTGTATAGTGTATgctatatacatataaattctaaaaattcaTAAAGAACGTACTGAAAAAACAAAGGCATTCATaattaacaacaaaatataataggtgtttcaaacaaaacattcaagtaaatataaaaaaaataaaaaaaaaatacaagtttcCTAGAAAGGAGTCATCAATTATCAATCGTGGTCTTTCAAATTCAAGTCttctttatcattttcattaCTATTACAGCTATCAATTTCATTTCTACAATTGAAATGCTTAAAAAAGCATTAATGTATCTCTTCAGAGAGCTTTAGCACAGCTATAGCCATGCTATTTAACCTGCTAAGACCACTTTGCTAAGGCAGCCCCTGTAGCAAGCAAGGGCCTCTTTGCACCACTATGCAGCTATAGTGGCGGTATAGCTCTCTATTAAAAACACCTGATTTCATAGACAGTACGTTgcaaaataaatgtaaatacaTTCAAACACAAGAGGAGACCACAGACCAACGTTAAGAAGAGAAGACCAGTATAATTCAATTTGACTCTACATACTAATGCTGCATAGTTAAAgaaatttactttataaaaaaaattacctgCTTTTTCCTGCGCCAGTCTTCAATACCCTCTTTCACCATAGTTGCCCCAATGATGATAGAGAGTGGAAGGATAGCACTGACAGCAGTATAAGGAGTAAGCTTTGTGAAGGCCAAGATCCCAGCCACCAAGAAATAGAAATTAGCCACCCTCCTAAACTGCTCAAAAAGTGACTTTGGCAAGAAAGTAGCAACCGTGTATTTTGTGGACCTAACAGAATTATCAGCATAATTCAAAACCCCTACCTCAAACCTATCAGGTTCATTGCAGAAAACAACCCTGGAATGACCATGTCCCCCAATCCGCGAATGTTCTCTCCTCAAGGTTGTTCTACCACAAGCAAATGAGTAGATCTTGCTAAACTTAAGCTTTATCATACTCCTCTTTCTCCCACCCCTCATCTTCTTCTATCTAAATGGTATAAGTGATTGATCCAAATTCCAAAATGATAGCAATAATAAAGGCAACAAGGGTCAATAAGGTGGACTAATTACTCTTCCCAATCCCTGAAGCAAAGTCCAACACTAGCAGACAAATCGGTAACCTTACCTAGTCTTAAAAAGCAACTTCCCTAACCACTATGCTTGAAAAGGAACTGAGTGTCACTAGtcaacaaacaaaaacatcacAACCACACAAAAACTCGGAACCCCTTTTGGCCTTTTGCCACAAAATTACGCAATCTTGGCCACGAAGGAACGGAAAGtgaagaatggaagagaaaCAAAAGAGGAAGTTTAAAGGATAAAACCTATGTTCTGTTGGGGACAAGCAATGTGCAGTGTACTTCGACAAGTGTGGGATGGTTTACGTAACTGGGTCACGAAAAGAAGGAGGCTTGGAATTTGGCATGTTAGGAAGGTGCATTTCATATCAAATGCTGCTACTTTCTAACGTTATCGAACAGCACCGTGCCAAGAGAAAATTGAGGTAATATCGTTCTTGTGTCGGCATAGAAGCAAACaccagagagagagagagagagagagagaggggaCTGACCCATTTCCTTCGGATTTTGATACACTCGGGCcgcttttgtttttaaatgcttttttaataatgaaataattttgttattaattttaataacttaaattaatttgattttagcTTGTCGTTGctctattttaatttctaatcaacaacttaatatgttttaataattaaatgtaagtattaaaattaaataaattaaggtttcacagaaattaaaataaatttttcatattaaaaaaatgtaaaacatattcaatattttCCGTTTAAATTATTCCTCGCGACAACTTTATGTATATACGTATTTCTCGGAACTAATTTTATACATTTGGATAAATCTGAACTCATTTAATGTTATAGAATAATAGATACCTAGATATGGCCAAAAAATGTATGCGACGGCGATATTTCATCCCTATGATTCTATTGGAAGTACATATTTCAACATTGtcaatacaataataaataataaattatgagcATTGATCTCTAAAAAGTATTGaaacattattatttgaaatatatagcATCATATTATAATCTTATAGCTATGTCTTAAAACTCTATAAGTTCActaatagtaaatttttataGATTTCTTAtctatctttatttatttatacatagatagataaaaaaaatctatttaacGACAGAGgtctaattataaaaattttacaaatgtAAGGATCTAATTGAgacgaaaaaaattaaagggtCTATTTGAGATTCCCAGTACAAATAAAGACCTCGCGaatgattaaacttttaatttaattcgtATAATCGATTTTAGttgattaattaaatcaattaattattcaaacttAGATTTGAATCATTAGAAAACTATCATACAAGGAATTTTTTGGTTCTTGAATTTGtggattaattttttttcctttcttgatTTTGATTGTGTTTTACCTTTCAAAATATCTAAGCccccaattttaatttctaggAACAATACTACAAATTGAATATACAATGAATTTGTATCCTTTGAGAGAATTGACTTAGGTTGCTTTATATCACAAACCCTTagaaaaaacttataatatttgatttcatgaacgaaaatgaaaattaatcaatctctttattgttattatgcTTAGAAGGGGGACAACATAACATATGGAGAAAggaaactaagaaaaaaaaaaggagaatacAAGTTAAAGGGGAGCTTAAAGGAAGAGGCACAACTTCAAGGAGCGAGCGATTTGAAGttgatatgttttattatttagttgTTTTCACTTTGAAAATGTAACAAACTATGTAATAAAGATTGATTCTAAGATTGGAGTTTCTTATCATCTTTTCAAACACATTGTGTATTCAACTaatcaaatattatatcatattgATTAGATCTGAGATAATGGAAGTTGAAAAGTTTGATAATCCATCAAATTTATATGTTATGATACTTTATTCAAAAGTTTGTTggtgtaaaaaatatttgtaaaaacatGATTTGTTTCCTTCTCATGACAAAAATTCCAtgtttaaaactttattattttaagcaTCATCAACAAGGGGGAATTATAAGATCAGCAGTCCAACAACCTCATTGCTTTGATTCAATGcttgtaaaaaaaaagtgtcaaaCATAAgtaaaacacaagaaaagaaagttgaattatattttaatatgtttttttttgcactttttcaaatattatataatgatAGGCAATTAGATGATAGTTTTGCACTTGACAGATGATTTGTCAAAATTGTTCTCAATAACTAAGTTCAAAAAGTTCTCTTTCAAATgttaatacaaatataatatcaaGCAATTTTAACAATACACGTAAGAAGGAAAATACTCATggatttttatactggttcgtcTAATAGCACAAACTACATTCAATTCTCAATCaataaattcattttcactCCATAGACTAAAGCTACAAGTTATAACATGATTATTCTTTCATTTCATAGTCATTCTTGTCTAACTTGTCAAGTATTCCTTAGACACTTAGTTACTTCAAGCTAGAAACCTGAGTATTGTATAATAAACAATCACTCATGGTTAAGATAAGATTTGTCTAAGGGTAATCTAAAAGATCACAAGGTTCTCTCATTAGAGAGAGGTAGCATCATTAAATATGTACAAGGTTTAAGTTATCTCTTCTAGTTTGCTAATGAACACAATAATATTCTTACATAAATTTTAGGGCATAAAAAAATTTTAGTTGCGTTTCAACACTTTTCACAATTTGAACTTATTCCTCTTCTTCTTGAAAGATAATGTTATACATGCATAGAAGAAAAGAGCCATTACAAATCTCTTTCTAATCGTTGATCAACTTTAACTCATAAGAACATCTTTTTTGTATAGAAGAATCATTAAATGATCTTCATGCATGTATTAAATGCTATTATTCTTTTGAAGCAAGATTATGATAGTTGGTATAACTTATCAAcccttaattatatatatcaacCCTCGATTATATAGCTTGTacttgaaattgtgtaaactaCTAATTTATACATGGCATATAATGTTTTT
This Vigna angularis cultivar LongXiaoDou No.4 chromosome 4, ASM1680809v1, whole genome shotgun sequence DNA region includes the following protein-coding sequences:
- the LOC108331428 gene encoding putative phospholipid-transporting ATPase 9, which codes for MRGGRKRSMIKLKFSKIYSFACGRTTLRREHSRIGGHGHSRVVFCNEPDRFEVGVLNYADNSVRSTKYTVATFLPKSLFEQFRRVANFYFLVAGILAFTKLTPYTAVSAILPLSIIIGATMVKEGIEDWRRKKQDIEVNKRRVILHKGDGIFEYTEWKNLRVGNIVKIMKDEFFPADLLLLSSSYEDAVCYVETMNLDGETNLKLKQGLDVTSSLQEDFKICDFRAVIKCEDPNANLYSFVGSMEFEEQKYPLSAQQLLLRDSKLRNTDYVFGAVIFTGHDTKVIQNSTDPPSKRSKIEKKMDKIIYFLFCVLFLIAFVGSIIFGIITKGDLKNGLMKRWYLRPDSSTIFFDPERAAAAAIFHSLTALMLYNFFIPISLYFSIEIVKVLQSIFINQDIHMYYEEADKPARARTSNLNEELGQVDTILSDKTGTLTCNSMEFIKCSVAGVAYGHGVTEVEQVTGRSNGSPILHEHINGLKSKSNEIGDSRDRKEPIKGFNFTDERIMNGNWVNEPFADVIQKFFRLLAICHTAIPEVDEETGNVSYEAESPDEAAFVIAASEVGFKFYKRTQNCLSTYELDPVSGNEVERTYKLLNVLEFSSSRKRMSVIVKDEEGRILLLSKGADSVMFERLANSGRTFEEKTMEHVHQYADAGLRTLILSYRELDEEEFKEFDGKLSEVKNSVSEDRETLIEELLDTIERNLILLGATAVEDKLQNGVPDCIDKLAQAKIKIWVLTGDKMETAINIGFSCRLLRQGMKQIIIHLDIPEIQALEKVGDKMAVVKVSRESVHHQLSEGAQLLFASRGTCQQTFALIIDGKSLTYALEDNMKNMFLELASHCASVICCRSSPKQKALVTRLVKSGTGKTTLAIGDGANDVGMLQEADVGIGISGVEGMQAVMSSDIAIAQFKYLERLLLVHGHWCYRRMSSMICYFFFKNITFGFTLFLYEVYASFSGQPAYNDWFLSLYSVFFSSLPVIALGVLDQDVSARYCLKFPILYQEGVQNVLFSWRIVLSWMLNGFINATMIFFFCTKAIEPQAFDEEGRTAGRDMLGVTMYTCVVWVVNLQMALAIRYFTLIQHIFIWGSIAFWYLFLLAYGAMPPKFSTNVYQVFIETLATSPSFWAVTFFVAISTLIPYFTFSVIQMWFFPMYHQMVQWIRYERKTNATE